TGATTGATTCATTGATCGCTATGAATTGTGTTTATTGAGTGGTATTGACTGTTAATTTGATACGgtggtccctcgctacttcgcggttcacttattgcggattcattatattgcagatttttatttgggttcATAAGTCATACATTGGAGGTTTTACCTTGGGTTGTACctcgagtttttttttcagattaacacccccccacccccgcccccaccaccaTTTTCAATAGTAAGTACAACATAAAACTCTTTattatgctgctatttttgtccctcgttcactgccattgacggctataaacgtcaaaaattcatttgaactatttctattaatttaactttttttttcacttttgttaccaagagtataaaatccttgatttttttgtattgtgcatttagaacagatatgaaatctgtgattaatctagagttaactagtgaagtcaggcgattaattacaattaaaaactttaatcacctgacgctctgaatttttaataatcttttcttttcttttttagttctttcactgccattaacggctataaacgtccaaaaatcattttaactatttctattagtttcattttttttcccacttttgttaacaagaatatgaaaacctagaatttttttattgtttatttagaacagatgtaaaatttgtgatgaatcacgacttaactagtgaagtcatgcaattaattacaattaaaaaatgtgatcGCCTTTTGCCTTTTCATGAATTTaaggcagcgaatgagttaagaaatcatatttgagtaaataaaaacagaccgtttccatctgttcttcttctgcttcttttGAGAGGGgatccgccgctgtaggtggcgctatacaccattaagagatgtgatccaccagtattttaaaagaagaagaagaaaaccaggaagcgccgtgcgatgacgtcgtatgagtttgcttttgtaattctcgataaaccgtagcgtttctttgctgttttccatctaaaattgctttaatattcgcttctttaattaattcaaacataccttactttattgtccgccattgcttttTGACTATAAacatacgtgtgacgtaatatctggtcaaaaTGTGCGATATGTATCCGGtagtttccatagccaaaatgtgcattttcttttttttcgatacgcttaaaaaaaatatatatataataattgcatgtctagcgtttccattctgttttattttttaacaaaaataggtggatggaagcCTCACTAGTGTCAAGGCAAAATTGTGTGCACTAAATGGCTACAACCTGCAACGTGCTGTTGATTGAGTGTCTATAAATAGAGTTGAGCTAAGATGTATATTCACTTTTTATCTGAAATATGTGCCTAGGCTCAATTAAGGTCGAGGAACACTGCTTGAAGAAGTGCAACATGAGGTCAGCTATAGGAAGTTGAGCTCCTTCCAAGATCGAACACCTCTGCAATTGCTAGTGTTGTTAAAAAGAAATTTTAGCCAAATGCCTTAATTGCTATTCATACAGATCTTAATTCAACATAAGGAcgtcaaaattaaatacagtttCACCTGCAAATATCCGCCAGCGCATTTGTCCGCATGCCTCCGATCAATATGTGAAGTCAGTGCAGTGCCCTCAAAGGCATGTGTCTAATCTAAAATCAatagatccccccccccccccccccctcggagACGAGTTTGAAGGCAGTCTCACCAGGTCGTCTGGCGTGCGCTCCACAGTCAGACAGGCTGAGGGCCTCTCGGCCCGCAATCCACAGCGAGGTCAGGATGAGGAAGCTGATCAAAGCCATCTCCCGCCGCTCTGCCTTCGGTGTTAGAAAGCTGAGGGGGAACCGCAATTGTCACTTCAGAAGAGGATTAATCCAGAAAAGGCATCCTGGATTAGGGTACAAAATCCATTTATGGAAAGCGTGTAGGGATCGAACCTACCTCGGTCTCTCGGCCTGGTTTGTGAAGAGAACGCGGGGTGGAGGTGGTTTTATATACGCTGACCCGACTACCATATTGCGGACTGTTTTAGGATTGGACGTTAACAGGGTCACTGGCACATTGGCGGGaacaattctctttttctcCGTGGTCGTCTCCTGGAGGCAAATGATGAAACCCAACACAGGACTCTctttaaacaaacatgcttCAAACAATATGCATTGGAGAGCATTTGTGAAATGCACCCATTTAGTCGCTAATATgaaacttaaccctggagaacccacggggtcaaatttggcccctataaattctgctactcaaataacaaagaccttttttttttttttacaaatttaatttcaaaagtccagagtgccacttctgacccctgcatgggtccatctagtggatgaatattgcacttacatgagccatagtggtggtgacaagatggctaaaatgcaacagataaaacaaaaaaattatattgttcaatgtagctgtgtatttgattgattatttttcttaaattctaaatattttACTGTCAGTTTtcattattctgatttttcgaaatgatacccctaaatcccaaagggtcaaatttcgccctaatcctaaattaagGGAATACATtggaaaaaacattgaaaaaacgtatattttggtgttcagtgaacttatagcagtcatttaatgtataattcataattttccaaagaagaaaagggttcttgggttctccagggttaatcaaGTAAGGGAAATTCAACCATGACACAATGGTGAGAAGAGGGCCTGTTGTCTTGTGATGTGTTTGATGATATTTAATGCGGCGGAATGGCATCTCATACGAAATCAGTGAGTTGATCTTTAAATTCAAGATAAAATTGGTGTGAAAGTCTTGTAAGATGATCTTGTCAGCTGAGCCACCTGGGAAGAGAACGCTCAAATCCGGGTCAAGATGAAAGCTGGGGCATCCATGCCGTGATGCGATGACGTCCTCTTCGTTCTTCAACCATGCCCATGGTTGAAGGTTTTAGTGACCCGAGGCAGGGGGAGACTACGGCATTCGCTCCACTCGTTCCATCTTTCCTGGTGTGTGATGGAAATATGCTCACATAATGGCCGTTGAAAGTCAGGATGAGTGTGCAGCCAGTCATGCACGTGAGGTCTAGACTTTTATTATACGGGTCATCGGCGAGGAAAATCAATCCAGTGAAAATTGGAAAGTTCATTCCGGCAATCATAAAAGGCAGTATTCGGTATTGTAGACATTTTGGGGGAAAGTCCATAAATACACACTAAATCTCATAAAGTCAGCAATGAAACCTTGAATATTAAAGCACATTTTGGTTACATCTtattttaggtatttttttgtatgtttaaataatgtaattgtGTGGAACTGTTTTtcattgatttctttttttctaaatgcaGGTTCCGATATGATGCCGTTTAGAGTGGCCACCATGaacttttttatgatttattatatttatatatatttgatttaaGACTTCGGGAGATATTTCTGTGtagtctattttattttatttatttttgaggttTATCAAAGGAAATTGAAATGGTGGCCACGTTCACTTATACGCTAGTGTGGAGACTCTAAATTGTTTTGAAATCTTATACAACAAAAGCCTTGGTCTatgtgtaaacttttttttatatatatttatatatatatatatatatatatatatatatatatatatattcactgtatgtaaatattatttataaatgattacatcattgtattcattttttaggCTATACCAACAGAgatgggaaatccaggtccagaaatgaaaacccctgccacagtttgactttagcgaCAGGTGTTTTCACTTAACAGGTAAACGAGGTCATTACGAGAATCACCTGTGGCCAAACTTTCTTGACCTGCTTTTCCCGTCCCTGTTTACCAATAACGATAATAACAACAGCAATAATACTATATAATCCACATTACCAAAATAAGATCTAGTATAAcagttaaacacacaaaaaaattaagccAATTTAACACTTTGTATTATATATCATATTATCAATGTTCTGCTATTTTAATATACATACACATTaacaattcagttttttatttagtgtTCAACAGTTTAAACagaaacatgttcaaaatgtttttgacatttctaaaatcttaaaaaagcaTCTTAGAAAAATTACGCTTccttttaattataaaaaaaaaaagaagttaaaaatctaatttaaatcATGCTTCTTCTATACTTGATGGTTTATTGCAATCATCAGCATCAGTAACGATAATGGCATGGATGCACCCATCTTAATATTTCTGCCTTATAAAAATTCAAGCTATCTAACTTGAAATTccatttatactgtatgtactgtacatctaATCCTTCAGCGGATATCATAAATGTAGGCGGTACACAACACCTGAAACACACCTTTAACCATGTGCGTGCAAATTAATTCACTCTATAGTGTGTTGATAATTTAACGTGTTTCATTTAAAAGCAGGGTTCCAAGCtcctgaggctgcggcggccaAGGAGGACGGcgggaggcgggacttccgcaGGAGGCGCAGCGACAGCAGTATGAAGCCGACGCTCATCCCGCCCAGGATGACCACGCCTGAAATCAGCGCCGTGGTCACCGGATTCATCAGCTGGGAGGGGTCGCCTGGCGCTGAAAAGGTCAAATGACAAACTTCGCAGATAACCTGCTTTTACATGAACTTATCACAACCacgctttgttgttgttttttgtcagaaaaacgtGGTAAAAAGCAGCAACAGCAAATATACCTTGTCATCAGTCCTAGCATCCCagaaagattattatttttttggtgtatttcACAAATATTGTGTAAGACTGCTTACCAAGCTGAGTGTTGTTGATGGGGGTATCATCtggaataaaaacacaaattgttatttatatatatgtatatatatatatatacatatcggctatccagtcatatattgaCGGATGTGCAAAATTCATTGCCGTGCTTACCTCTCCGGTAATTGGACGATTAATCGGTTATCTGAATTTTAATTCAGAAATTGGTATACGCCGcaaaaaatccatatcggttCAGCCCTACTGTTTATACAGTGTACGTAGGTATGTATAGTTCatgttttacaataatactCAGCTATACTTTAAAacaatttgctcccaaaaacgtacaaaaatattctattttaaatattgccatggtccccaaaacgtatttatacgttttttcaatgttttttttatgctagagcatacagaaggctttgatgcagcctctgacctgaagatgtggctaaagcaatgttagttattacaaaaaaaacggccagcaggtggcagcagagtgtgagagatcaaccagggccatgttgcaataagtctttttttcccatgttttaaacagatttgtgaataacgatgaaacttagctatactctaatgctaattgctccaaaatggaaacagatagaaatagactttttttgctgatgaaagatgagactctaaactttcttccatgttccatgtttttatagcaacaaaaacacaatattgtgtgggccttgcaaaattagtcaaaatacagtaaaacaactgtgagcgaagggggttgcttcagtgaaaatgactggaagtgaatgagttaatttgtatACCTACCAAATATGTTACACCTTAtatcaaaaaaatgtgttcgTACCACTCCTGGTGATTATTGGTCCAGCGCTAATGACGGCGTTCCCACTGGCGGACGGAGGCGAACCGAGGCCGGCCCCTTCGTCCCGCCTTCGACGTCGCCCGCAGATCTGCCCACAACAAAATCGTCATCCCGGGACGGTAAAGTCAGGCGATGAAGACGTACCGGCATGAGCATGATGCAGTCGTCGCTTTTGCACAGCTTGGTGACGCAGTGCAGAAACACGGTGGACATCTTCTGGTGCCGGTGCTTGACAAAGCGGAAAACCTCAAAGGAAAAGCGCCCCATCTGACTCTTCCCGTTCTCGAAAACGGTGGTCTGAGGGTCTTTGTAGCAGCTGTGCCGAGACAGAGAGAAAGCCACGCATGCGATATGACCTTTAGACATTGTTGCTTTCAGTCACGGGCCTGAATGGCTAAAAGCTCCCCTTTTGTGGTTCAAGTCAGATTACCCCAGGAAAAGGTCGTAGCGGAGTTCATCATTAGGATTCCCTGAGGGGGTTGTGTAACAGTAGTCCATCAAGATGTTCCAACTGCAGGGGGACAAAACTGTGAGATTGGGATGCCAGATAGCCGCCCCACAACACATGGGAAAGCACACACGGGGCCTTTCTCCGTCTGTCACGGCCTGGCGCCTCCGTGTCGTATAATATCATAATGGCGGCGTCAATGTCGTCAGCCATTGACTTATTTTCATTCATATCGCGTCTTTAGAATTGGCTCGGCGTTAAATAACCGCTTCACGGGTACCGTTTGTCCAGGTTTGTGGCCTTGACTGCAGCAAACACTCTCGTCTTCAAAGCCAGTCCGGCCATCGGGATGGAGAGCATTTGGTTGTATGTGGAGTCCTACGCAAAAAGTATACAAATTGATTAGCAAGAATTTGTCcttatcaaaaaaaattgtaaaaataataataataataaaataaaataaaaaataaaatatatatatatatatatatactatttcTATGTGTTCAGTAAATAAATATACGTACTGTATATGCTACCAGATGGTATTACCCCAatttattgcaataaaaaaaaaaataatgataatgatgataatagaAACATAGCTTcagaaatatttataatatcgcacACAGAAGACAAATAATATTTGATTGTGTGgggaaatatgaaataaaagtatcatattaaattgaatattacatttttaatcatgtgtatttgttttgtttttttaatgggttttcgCTGTACCATATTTCATATTAGACTACAATGGTTgtgtataaaatacaataataagaGTATGTacttttttatgtaaatttaagaaagtttttttttttttttaaactacagtaTATCCCTTATATTTACGGTAATACGATAAGTTTCTGTTAATATAACAACTACTACaactgctaataataataataataataataataataataatatatacatagaGTTGCTTTCGGCTTATAAATTAATTACAGGGGGGGGAATGAAATATATGTGACGAATCtgacaattatttttcatgattgAAGAAGACCAAAATCAAATCacttttaacattattttaaaaggagtcatacttttttaaaatatatataagaattgtaataatcataattatagCTGTGTTTTCTAATAAACTCCGAACAACATTTTTAATAGGGCTATTTTATTGATCTCAGGCAGACATAAAGTTTCCTGTCAAATggctttttaaaattaactcattcactgccataaattcattaaaaaaatatttaaaaaaaattaggggcgacaggcaattaacatttttaaatgtaattaaaaatcgtatgacttcactagttaactcacgattaatcgcaaattttgtatctgttctaaatgtacaatgaaaaaattcaaggttttcaaactcttgttaacaaaagtggaaaaaatgttaaactaatagaaattgttcaaaattatttttttatgtttatagctgtcaatggcagtgaatgaattaaaaaagaaaataagaaaatattttaaaaaattgggggcgtcagatgattaaaattttaatcgtaattaatcgcatgactttactagttatttcacgattaatcacaaattttatatctgttctaaatgtacaataaaaaaattctagcttttcatactctttataacaaaagagggggggaaaatgttaaactattagaaatagttcaaatgaatttttgacgtttttagccgtcaatggcagtaaatgagttaatatcttgTTACATTCGCATCTTTACATCATCGTTATGGCGACGCATGATGCATCCGAGCAAACTCCAAAAACTACCAAAATTCAGTCTGGAATTGAAAACCAGTTTGTGAATCCCTGCTGCAAAGCACagagaaatgaaaacattccaCACGCATCGGAAATGATCACGCACTTCAGCAAACACTCATTCTTCTGAACCCCAACAAAGACTTGAAGTCGAGAAGTTGCCGTGCAACCAAGCAAGGCGAGTTGGCTCACTCACATTGTACAGCATGAGACTCAACGTGCTGACAAACGTGCCGTTGCTGTCCTTGACGGATATTGCGACTGACGAGCTGTGAAAAGATGCAGCGTGTGAGCTCAGTGATCAATAAGACTTTA
The genomic region above belongs to Vanacampus margaritifer isolate UIUO_Vmar chromosome 5, RoL_Vmar_1.0, whole genome shotgun sequence and contains:
- the zpld1b gene encoding zona pellucida-like domain-containing protein 1; amino-acid sequence: MTPSCLLVLLLMSGVASVSAQFNGYNCDANHHSRFPGERDISVYCGVQTITVKINFCPVLFSGYTDADLALNGHHGDAQCRGFINNNTFPTVVLFSIGLSTLEACGNSLEVSTALGPNAYGNMSLVQIGNVSGFVDTPDPPTIISYLPGLLYKFSCSYPLEYLVNNSQLASSSVAISVKDSNGTFVSTLSLMLYNDSTYNQMLSIPMAGLALKTRVFAAVKATNLDKRWNILMDYCYTTPSGNPNDELRYDLFLGCYKDPQTTVFENGKSQMGRFSFEVFRFVKHRHQKMSTVFLHCVTKLCKSDDCIMLMPICGRRRRRDEGAGLGSPPSASGNAVISAGPIITRSDDTPINNTQLGKQSYTIFLMNPVTTALISGVVILGGMSVGFILLSLRLLRKSRLPPSSLAAAASGAWNPAFK